One stretch of Lacrimispora sphenoides DNA includes these proteins:
- a CDS encoding oleate hydratase has translation MRGKNNFGKVLAWGAAATAAGVAAKKAYDYSKKQMDLKNEENIRHMENGQAPGKAYFVGGGLGSMAGAAYLIRDCNMPGDQITIFEGMHILGGSNDGIGTPEKGFVCRGGRMLNEETYENFWELFRTIPSLNNPARSVTEEILSFDHAHPTNAKARLVDKDGTILDVKSMGFTQQERMAMLKLMNTPEEKLDDMTIEEWFADMPHFFTTNFWYMWQTTFAFQKWSSLFEFRRYMRRMILEFSRINTLEGVTRTPLNQYDSVIRPLENYLRKQGVVFAENCTVTDIDFADGDGITAKVLHLKDNGIERQLELQEGDICIMTNACMTDSATLGDLHTPAPEPVLRPISGELWTKVSAKKPGLGNPYPFFGDVHETNWESFTVTSRGNKLLKLIEDYSGNVPGSGALMTFKDSNWLMSIVVAAQPHFINQPMDQTIFWGYGLYTDREGDFIKKPMKDCTGEEMLIELLHHLHMEDRKDEILADVVNVIPCMMPYVDAQFQPRKMTDRPKVVPAGSTNFAMISQFVEIPDDMVFTEEYSVRAARIAVYTLMGSNKKVCPVTPYVKEPKVLMKAVQTSYR, from the coding sequence ATGAGAGGAAAAAATAATTTCGGAAAAGTGCTTGCATGGGGAGCTGCGGCAACTGCGGCGGGAGTAGCCGCAAAAAAAGCCTATGATTATTCAAAAAAACAGATGGATTTAAAAAATGAAGAAAACATAAGGCATATGGAAAATGGGCAGGCCCCTGGAAAAGCGTATTTTGTAGGTGGCGGTCTGGGAAGTATGGCAGGAGCGGCTTATCTCATACGCGACTGCAACATGCCGGGAGACCAGATCACGATTTTTGAAGGAATGCATATTCTTGGAGGAAGCAACGATGGTATCGGTACCCCGGAAAAAGGCTTTGTATGCCGGGGCGGACGTATGCTTAATGAAGAGACGTATGAAAACTTCTGGGAACTGTTCCGTACCATCCCGTCTTTAAATAACCCTGCAAGGAGTGTGACCGAAGAGATCTTAAGCTTTGACCATGCCCACCCAACCAATGCGAAGGCCAGGCTTGTGGACAAGGATGGAACCATCCTTGATGTGAAGAGCATGGGATTTACCCAGCAGGAACGCATGGCTATGTTAAAGCTTATGAATACACCGGAAGAAAAGCTGGATGATATGACTATAGAGGAATGGTTCGCTGACATGCCTCATTTCTTTACAACGAATTTCTGGTATATGTGGCAGACCACCTTTGCATTCCAGAAATGGAGCAGCCTTTTTGAGTTCCGCCGCTACATGCGCCGGATGATCCTGGAATTCTCAAGGATCAATACCTTGGAAGGGGTAACAAGAACTCCATTAAACCAGTATGACAGTGTGATCCGTCCATTGGAAAACTATTTAAGAAAGCAGGGAGTTGTCTTTGCGGAAAACTGTACGGTTACTGATATTGATTTCGCAGATGGAGACGGGATTACGGCTAAGGTGCTTCACTTAAAAGATAATGGAATAGAAAGACAGCTAGAGCTTCAGGAGGGCGATATCTGCATCATGACCAATGCTTGTATGACCGACAGTGCAACCCTGGGAGATCTCCACACTCCGGCACCGGAGCCTGTTTTAAGACCAATATCCGGGGAATTATGGACCAAGGTATCTGCAAAGAAGCCTGGCCTTGGTAATCCTTACCCATTCTTTGGTGATGTTCATGAGACCAATTGGGAAAGCTTTACCGTAACAAGCCGTGGAAATAAGCTTCTTAAATTGATTGAGGATTACTCCGGCAATGTACCTGGAAGCGGAGCACTTATGACCTTTAAGGATTCCAACTGGCTGATGAGCATTGTTGTAGCTGCCCAGCCACACTTTATCAATCAGCCTATGGACCAGACGATCTTCTGGGGATACGGGCTTTATACGGATCGTGAAGGAGACTTCATAAAGAAACCGATGAAGGATTGTACCGGAGAGGAAATGCTCATCGAGCTTCTCCACCATCTTCATATGGAAGACCGTAAGGATGAAATTCTGGCAGATGTGGTTAACGTCATTCCCTGCATGATGCCTTATGTAGATGCCCAGTTCCAGCCACGCAAGATGACTGACCGCCCGAAGGTAGTTCCAGCCGGCTCTACCAACTTCGCTATGATAAGCCAGTTTGTGGAGATTCCGGACGACATGGTATTTACCGAGGAATATTCGGTAAGGGCCGCCAGAATCGCTGTTTACACCCTGATGGGATCAAATAAAAAGGTTTGTCCGGTCACCCCATATGTGAAGGAACCAAAGGTTTTAATGAAGGCAGTACAGACCTCATACCGTTAA
- the dhaS gene encoding dihydroxyacetone kinase transcriptional activator DhaS, translated as MSDSLITKRAIAEALKQVCREKPFDKISISNITSVWGLNRQTFYYHFQDKYELLSWIYYNENFAKIAEDITLENWDQKIYELLQNMKEEKAFYINTIKEQEHTFESYLFDMAKALFSEAIIKLDEKKKLTDEERDFDSGFYAYGICGIIVDWVEKGMRTEPQLVAERLKSLAKASERAGYLRSQAGL; from the coding sequence ATGTCGGATTCGCTGATTACAAAACGCGCAATAGCGGAAGCCTTAAAACAGGTATGCAGGGAAAAACCCTTTGATAAGATATCCATATCCAATATCACATCCGTATGGGGATTAAACCGGCAGACCTTCTATTATCATTTTCAGGATAAATATGAACTTTTAAGCTGGATCTATTACAATGAGAATTTTGCTAAAATAGCAGAAGACATTACCCTTGAGAACTGGGACCAGAAGATTTATGAACTGCTTCAGAATATGAAAGAAGAAAAGGCCTTTTATATCAATACCATCAAAGAACAGGAACATACCTTTGAGAGTTATCTGTTTGATATGGCAAAGGCCCTGTTTTCCGAAGCGATAATAAAGCTGGATGAAAAGAAGAAGCTCACCGATGAGGAGAGGGATTTTGACTCAGGATTTTATGCATATGGCATTTGCGGGATTATCGTTGACTGGGTGGAGAAGGGAATGAGAACAGAGCCGCAGCTCGTGGCGGAACGCTTAAAAAGCCTGGCCAAGGCTTCGGAGCGGGCTGGTTATCTCCGGAGCCAGGCGGGGCTTTAA
- the rsmA gene encoding 16S rRNA (adenine(1518)-N(6)/adenine(1519)-N(6))-dimethyltransferase RsmA, whose amino-acid sequence MQSKLGNPQKTIEIIKKYEFAFQKKFGQNFLIDTHVLDKIIAAAGVTKDDCVLEIGPGIGTMTQYLAENARHVVAVEIDSNLIPILNETLADYENVTVIHADILKVDINQITEQFNGGRPIKVVANLPYYITTPIIMGLFENKVPIDNITVMVQKEVADRMQVGPGTKDYGALSLAVQYYAEPYIVANVPPNCFMPRPNVGSAVIRLTRHKEPLVKAEDSGLMFRLIRASFNQRRKTLQNGLNNSPEIPFTKEQITEAVESLGLGPSVRGEALTLEQFASLSNYFTGMKR is encoded by the coding sequence ATGCAAAGTAAATTAGGAAATCCCCAAAAAACAATTGAGATCATAAAGAAATACGAATTCGCATTCCAGAAGAAATTCGGACAGAATTTTTTAATAGATACCCACGTTTTAGATAAGATCATAGCCGCGGCAGGCGTAACAAAGGATGATTGCGTTCTGGAAATCGGGCCGGGGATCGGTACGATGACACAGTACCTGGCTGAAAATGCCAGACATGTCGTGGCAGTGGAGATCGATTCAAACCTGATCCCCATTCTCAACGAGACTTTGGCGGACTATGAGAATGTGACCGTTATCCATGCGGATATTCTAAAAGTTGACATCAATCAGATAACGGAACAATTTAACGGCGGACGTCCCATCAAGGTAGTTGCAAATCTTCCGTATTACATCACAACCCCTATCATTATGGGTCTTTTTGAAAACAAGGTTCCAATCGACAATATCACGGTCATGGTTCAGAAGGAAGTGGCGGACCGCATGCAGGTAGGGCCTGGTACCAAGGATTACGGCGCCCTCTCTCTGGCCGTTCAGTATTATGCAGAGCCCTATATTGTGGCAAACGTCCCACCTAACTGCTTCATGCCCCGTCCTAACGTAGGGTCTGCGGTCATCCGCCTGACCCGCCACAAGGAACCACTGGTAAAGGCAGAGGATTCAGGGCTTATGTTCCGGCTGATCCGCGCATCCTTTAACCAGAGAAGAAAGACGCTTCAAAACGGATTAAACAATTCGCCGGAAATTCCCTTTACAAAGGAGCAGATCACGGAAGCGGTTGAAAGCCTGGGGCTTGGGCCATCTGTACGGGGTGAGGCATTGACTCTAGAGCAGTTTGCTTCTCTCAGCAACTATTTTACAGGAATGAAAAGATAA